One region of Salvelinus sp. IW2-2015 linkage group LG6.1, ASM291031v2, whole genome shotgun sequence genomic DNA includes:
- the LOC139027881 gene encoding triple functional domain protein-like, translating into MVLLQRDTCEEVSRHGFTVIVDMRGSKWDSIKPLLKILQESFPSCIHVALIIKPDNFWQKQRTNFGSSKFEFETVMVSLEGLTKVVDPSQLTSDFEGSLEYEHDEWIEVRVAFEDFAGDAARALARLEELQETLSQRDLPRDLECARRLMEEHASLKKRATKASVEELDTQGRRLLQRLQQGSVTPGGYTNHGGGGTDANDGLTGHPDAHNLVPKVSALLDKLHGTRQHLQQLWHMRKLKLDQCFQLRLFEQDAEKMFDWIVHNKGLFLTSYTEIGGNHQHAGELQTQHNHFAMNCMNVYVNINRIMSVGNRLLESGHYASQQIQQISGQLEQEWKAFAAALDERSTLLEMSAAFHLKVDQVRRKHTHINTHTQQHSHTHIGIFQIEQKRAKTL; encoded by the exons ATGGTACTTTTGCAACGGGACACTTG TGAGGAGGTGAGCAGACATGGCTTCACGGTCATCGTTGACATGCGAGGCTCTAAGTGGGACAGCATCAAGCCTCTGCTGAAGATCCTGCAGGAGTCCTTCCCTTCCTGCATCCACGTCGCCCTCATCATCAAACCAGACAACTTCTGGCAGAAACAGAGGACCAATTTCGGGAGCTCCAAGTTTGAATTTGAG ACGGTCATGGTGTCTCTCGAGGGCCTGACCAAGGTGGTGGACCCCTCCCAGCTGACGTCAGATTTTGAGGGCAGCCTGGAGTACGAGCACGACGAGTGGATCGAGGTGCGCGTGGCCTTCGAAGACTTCGCCGGCGATGCCGCCCGGGCTTTGGCGCGgctggaggagctgcaggagaccCTGTCGCAGCGTGACCTTCCGCGCGACCTGGAGTGTGCACGGCGCCTCATGGAGGAACACGCCTCACTCAAGAAGAGGGCCACCAAGGCCTCGGTGGAGGAGTTGGACACACAGGGACGCAGGCTGCTCCAGAGGCTTCAGCAGGGTAGTGTCACCCCTGGAGGCTACACTAACCACGGCGGCGGGGGAACGGATGCTAACGATGGGCTCACAGGCCACCCAGATGCCCACAACCTGGTGCCAAAAGTGAGTGCCCTGCTGGACAAGCTGCATGGCACACGCCAGCACCTGCAGCAGCTGTGGCACATGCGCAAGCTGAAACTGGACCAGTGCTTCCAGCTGCGGCTGTTTGAGCAGGATGCAGAGAAG ATGTTTGACTGGATCGTGCACAACAAGGGCCTGTTCCTGACCAGCTACACAGAGATAGGAGGGAACCACCAGCATGCCGGGGAGCTGCAGACCCAGCACAACCACTTTGCCATGAACTGTATG AATGTCTATGTAAATATCAACCGCATCATGTCTGTGGGGAACCGGCTGTTGGAGTCTGGTCACTACGCGTCGCAGCAGATCCAGCAGATCTCAGGTCAGTTGGAGCAGGAGTGGAAGGCCTTCGCTGCTGCCCTGGACGAACGCTCCACCCTACTGGAGATGTCTGCTGCCTTCCACCTGAAGGTGGACCAGGTGAGGaggaagcacacacacattaacacacacacacaacaacactcgcacacacacattggGATTTTCCAGATTGAACAGAAAAGGGCCAAAACACTCTGA